In Schlegelella aquatica, one DNA window encodes the following:
- the aspS gene encoding aspartate--tRNA ligase, whose amino-acid sequence MRTTYAGLVSEALLGQTVTLMGWAHRRRDHGGVIFIDLRDREGLVQIVCDPDRPETFKVAESVRNEFCLKVVGKVRARPAGTENPHLTSGKVEVLCQELEVLNPSVTPPFQLDDDNLSETTRLTHRVLDLRRPYMQKNLMLRYRVAMEVRKFLDQHGFIDIETPMLTKSTPEGARDYLVPSRVHDGMFFALPQSPQLFKQLLMVAGFDRYYQITKCFRDEDLRADRQPEFTQIDIETSFLSEQEIRDMFEEMIRHVFKTVMDVDLGKYPVMTYADAMRLYGSDKPDLRVKLEFTELTDVMADVEFKVFSGPATMKGGRVAALRIPGGGELSRGEIDAYTEFVKIYGAKGLAWIKVNDASKGRDGLQSPIVKNLHDRAIDEIMKRTGAQTGDLIFFGADKAKVVNDALGALRVKVGHSEFGKKHGLFEDRWAPLWVVDFPMFEYDEEEQRWNAVHHPFTAPKDGHEDWMESDPERCVAKAYDMVLNGWELGGGSVRIHRADVQSKVFAALKIGPEEARAKFGFLLDALQYGAPPHGGLAFGLDRLVTLMTRAESIRDVIAFPKTQRAQCLLTGAPSPVDEKQLRELHIRLRNPQPAHG is encoded by the coding sequence ATGAGAACCACCTACGCCGGCCTCGTCAGCGAAGCGCTGCTGGGCCAGACCGTGACCCTGATGGGCTGGGCCCACCGTCGTCGCGACCACGGCGGCGTGATCTTCATCGACCTGCGCGACCGCGAGGGCCTGGTGCAGATCGTCTGCGACCCCGACCGTCCGGAGACGTTCAAGGTGGCCGAGAGCGTGCGCAACGAGTTCTGCCTCAAGGTGGTGGGCAAGGTCCGCGCGCGCCCGGCCGGCACCGAGAACCCCCACCTGACGAGCGGCAAGGTCGAGGTGCTGTGCCAGGAGCTGGAGGTGCTCAACCCCAGCGTGACGCCGCCCTTCCAGCTCGACGACGACAACCTCTCCGAGACGACGCGCCTGACGCACCGGGTGCTGGACCTGCGCCGGCCTTACATGCAGAAGAACCTGATGCTGCGCTATCGCGTCGCGATGGAGGTGCGCAAGTTCCTGGACCAGCATGGCTTCATCGACATCGAAACGCCGATGCTGACCAAGAGCACCCCGGAAGGCGCGCGCGACTACCTGGTGCCCAGCCGCGTGCACGACGGCATGTTCTTCGCGCTGCCGCAGTCGCCGCAGCTGTTCAAGCAGCTCTTGATGGTCGCGGGCTTCGACCGCTACTACCAGATCACCAAGTGCTTCCGCGACGAGGACCTGCGCGCCGACCGGCAGCCGGAGTTCACGCAGATCGATATCGAGACCTCGTTCCTTTCGGAGCAGGAGATCCGCGACATGTTCGAGGAGATGATCCGTCACGTCTTCAAGACGGTGATGGACGTGGACCTCGGCAAGTACCCGGTGATGACGTACGCCGACGCCATGCGCCTGTATGGCTCGGACAAGCCGGACTTGCGCGTCAAGCTCGAGTTCACCGAGCTCACCGACGTGATGGCCGATGTCGAGTTCAAGGTGTTCTCGGGCCCGGCGACGATGAAGGGCGGGCGCGTGGCGGCGCTGCGCATTCCCGGCGGCGGCGAGCTGAGCCGCGGCGAGATCGACGCCTACACCGAGTTCGTCAAGATCTACGGCGCCAAGGGCCTGGCCTGGATCAAGGTCAACGACGCGTCCAAGGGCCGCGACGGGCTGCAGTCGCCGATCGTCAAGAACCTGCACGACCGCGCGATCGACGAGATCATGAAGCGCACCGGGGCCCAGACCGGCGACTTGATCTTCTTCGGCGCGGACAAGGCCAAGGTCGTCAACGACGCGCTCGGCGCGCTGCGGGTGAAGGTCGGGCACAGCGAGTTCGGCAAGAAGCACGGCCTCTTCGAAGACCGCTGGGCACCGCTGTGGGTGGTGGACTTCCCGATGTTCGAGTACGACGAGGAGGAGCAGCGCTGGAACGCCGTGCACCACCCGTTCACCGCGCCCAAGGACGGACACGAGGACTGGATGGAGAGCGACCCCGAGCGCTGCGTCGCCAAGGCCTACGACATGGTGCTCAACGGCTGGGAGCTGGGCGGCGGCTCGGTGCGTATCCACCGTGCCGACGTGCAGAGCAAGGTGTTCGCGGCGCTCAAGATCGGCCCTGAGGAGGCGCGCGCGAAGTTCGGCTTCCTGCTGGATGCGCTGCAGTACGGGGCGCCGCCCCACGGCGGCCTCGCGTTCGGCCTGGACCGTCTTGTCACGCTGATGACCCGCGCCGAGTCCATCCGCGACGTGATCGCCTTCCCGAAGACGCAGCGGGCGCAGTGCCTGTTGACCGGGGCGCCGAGCCCGGTCGACGAGAAGCAGCTGCGCGAGCTGCACATCCGCCTGCGCAATCCGCAGCCGGCGCACGGCTGA
- the nudB gene encoding dihydroneopterin triphosphate diphosphatase: protein MSPRPYKIPESVLVVIHTDDLQVLLLERADRPGYWQSVTGSKDRADEPYARTAVREVQEETGIVIGSPEVPDEALRDWGLENVYEIYPVWRHRYAPGVTHNTEHVFGLLVPREVTVTLAPREHLRYEWLPWREAADRCFSPSNAEAVLQLPRFVTPVS from the coding sequence GTGAGTCCCCGCCCATACAAGATCCCGGAATCGGTCCTGGTCGTCATCCACACCGACGACCTGCAGGTGCTGTTGCTCGAACGGGCCGACCGGCCGGGCTACTGGCAAAGCGTCACCGGCTCGAAGGACCGCGCCGACGAGCCGTATGCGCGGACCGCCGTGCGCGAGGTCCAGGAGGAAACCGGCATCGTGATCGGCTCGCCGGAAGTTCCTGACGAGGCCCTGCGCGACTGGGGCCTGGAGAACGTCTACGAGATCTACCCCGTCTGGCGGCATCGCTATGCGCCGGGCGTGACGCACAACACCGAGCATGTGTTCGGGCTGCTCGTGCCCCGCGAGGTGACCGTCACTCTGGCTCCCCGCGAGCACTTGCGCTACGAGTGGCTGCCGTGGCGCGAGGCGGCCGACCGATGCTTCTCGCCCTCCAACGCCGAGGCCGTGCTGCAACTGCCCCGGTTCGTGACGCCTGTGTCGTGA
- a CDS encoding endonuclease/exonuclease/phosphatase family protein gives MPTHPLNSTLLPSGATTGASGNDALLRVATYNIHKGVRGVGPGKRLEIHNLAEGIEALDADLVFLQEVRSRHDLEARRFARSSFGWPAQPQADFLAPEGYGVAYRTNAYTRGGGEHGNALLSRWPIGADIWHHDVSDHRFEQRGLLHVPVHWMDVHLHAIVAHFGLIHASRVRQVERLAQYIADHVPDGAPLIVAGDFNDWGERLDGLMREAGLERALGAEGRRALTFPSRVPVFALDRVYLRGLRCRSTFVPRGTTWARMSDHLPLVAELERVR, from the coding sequence ATGCCCACCCATCCCCTGAACTCCACCTTGCTGCCGTCCGGGGCCACCACCGGCGCGTCGGGCAACGACGCACTGCTGCGGGTGGCGACCTACAACATCCACAAGGGCGTGCGTGGTGTGGGGCCGGGCAAGCGGCTGGAGATCCACAACCTGGCTGAGGGCATCGAGGCCCTCGACGCCGACCTCGTGTTCCTGCAGGAGGTGCGCAGCCGCCACGACCTGGAGGCCCGGCGTTTCGCGCGCAGCAGCTTCGGCTGGCCGGCGCAGCCGCAGGCGGACTTCCTCGCGCCCGAGGGCTACGGCGTCGCCTACCGCACCAACGCCTATACCCGCGGGGGAGGCGAGCACGGCAACGCCCTGTTGTCGCGCTGGCCGATCGGGGCCGACATCTGGCATCACGACGTGTCGGACCATCGCTTCGAGCAGCGGGGCCTGCTGCACGTGCCGGTGCATTGGATGGACGTCCACCTGCACGCGATCGTCGCGCATTTCGGCCTGATCCATGCGAGTCGCGTGCGGCAGGTGGAGCGGCTCGCGCAGTACATCGCGGACCACGTTCCCGACGGCGCTCCGCTCATCGTGGCCGGGGATTTCAACGACTGGGGCGAGCGCCTGGACGGGCTCATGCGGGAGGCGGGGCTCGAGCGCGCGCTCGGGGCCGAGGGCCGGCGGGCGCTCACCTTCCCGTCGCGCGTGCCGGTGTTCGCGCTCGACCGGGTCTACCTGCGCGGGCTGCGGTGCCGCTCCACGTTCGTGCCGCGGGGCACGACCTGGGCCCGGATGTCGGACCACCTGCCGCTCGTGGCCGAGCTGGAGCGGGTGCGTTGA
- a CDS encoding ligase-associated DNA damage response exonuclease gives MREHREDLVVETPSGLYCPPGDFYIDPWRPVDRAVITHAHADHARAGHRHYLASARSVGVLRARLGDIEVQGVGWGERVVHRGVAVSLHPAGHVLGSAQVRIEHAGRVWVVSGDYRVEADPTCDAFEPVRCDCFVTESTFGLPIYRWQPQQAVFAQIDAWWRANAEAGRPSLLMGYSFGKAQRLLAGVEASIGPIVVHGAVEPINRAYREAGIALPPTHSVAQVQDKAALRRALVIAPPSVQGSAWSRRFPEASDAFASGWMRLRGARRRRGVDRGFVLSDHADWPGLLEAIAATGAQRVIVTHGYEAVMVRWLQQQGLEAGAFRTEYGDEQFGAEGGAVEPQGDAAARPVGAAGTGPQAEEE, from the coding sequence ATGCGGGAGCACCGAGAGGACCTGGTGGTCGAGACGCCGAGCGGGCTGTACTGCCCGCCGGGCGACTTCTACATCGACCCCTGGCGCCCGGTGGATCGCGCCGTCATCACCCATGCCCACGCAGACCACGCCCGGGCCGGCCATCGCCACTACCTCGCGTCGGCGCGATCGGTCGGCGTGCTGCGGGCGCGCCTGGGCGACATCGAGGTGCAGGGGGTGGGCTGGGGCGAGCGCGTGGTGCACCGGGGGGTCGCCGTCTCGCTCCACCCGGCCGGCCATGTCCTCGGATCGGCCCAGGTGCGCATCGAGCATGCCGGGCGCGTGTGGGTCGTCTCGGGCGACTACCGGGTCGAGGCGGACCCCACCTGCGATGCCTTCGAGCCGGTGCGCTGCGACTGCTTCGTCACCGAGTCCACGTTCGGCTTGCCGATCTACCGCTGGCAGCCCCAGCAGGCGGTGTTCGCCCAGATCGATGCCTGGTGGCGCGCCAATGCCGAGGCGGGGCGGCCGAGCCTGCTGATGGGCTACAGCTTCGGCAAGGCGCAACGCCTCCTGGCGGGTGTGGAGGCGAGCATCGGCCCGATCGTCGTGCACGGGGCCGTCGAGCCGATCAACCGCGCCTACCGCGAGGCGGGCATCGCCTTGCCGCCCACGCACAGCGTCGCGCAGGTGCAGGACAAGGCCGCGCTGCGACGCGCGCTGGTGATCGCGCCGCCGAGCGTGCAGGGCAGCGCCTGGAGCCGCCGGTTCCCGGAGGCCAGCGACGCGTTCGCCAGCGGGTGGATGCGGCTGCGTGGCGCCCGCCGGCGCCGGGGCGTGGACCGGGGCTTCGTGTTGTCGGATCATGCGGACTGGCCCGGCCTGCTCGAAGCCATTGCCGCGACCGGTGCCCAGCGCGTGATCGTGACGCACGGCTACGAGGCGGTGATGGTGCGCTGGCTGCAACAGCAGGGCCTGGAGGCGGGGGCCTTTCGCACCGAGTACGGCGACGAGCAGTTCGGCGCCGAGGGGGGCGCCGTCGAGCCCCAGGGTGATGCGGCTGCCAGGCCTGTCGGCGCAGCGGGCACCGGGCCGCAGGCAGAGGAGGAGTGA
- the clsB gene encoding cardiolipin synthase ClsB, whose product MSALPSPRGDPPAPAEPRAETGLDPLPATVQEAWPFAWYVHPRPVFLGGNRVRLLRGGEKLFPALCEAVARARHEVWFATYIFHDDPAASIVAEALCRAARRGVRVRVVLDGFGSWSTLPRLLPQLRAAGVAAVVFRPIRGWWSWFQPGQLRRLHQKLCVVDGEVAFVGGINIIDDLLDIRHGWSQLPRLDYAVEVRGPVVHPIEHTVRALWTRASFGRDWRDELAVLARSPHPIARAKRFFRRLRATRWAGLEGAALDPSPVRAAFVVRDNFRQRRTIERSYIEAIRRAERRVDVVSPYFYPGRVFRQALVAAASRGVQVRLLLQGKLDYRIAGFAARALYDELLVHGVRIFEYMPAFLHAKVAVVDDDWATVGSSNIDPLSLLVNLEANVIVRDQAFVRGLSEELEEAFAASREVTQPDLALPRWWGRLRRGVVAWCAHVYLRVAGATGRY is encoded by the coding sequence ATGAGTGCCTTGCCATCCCCCCGCGGCGATCCGCCGGCGCCTGCCGAGCCGAGGGCCGAGACCGGCCTGGACCCGCTGCCGGCGACGGTGCAGGAGGCCTGGCCTTTCGCCTGGTACGTGCACCCCCGGCCGGTGTTCCTGGGCGGCAACCGGGTCCGGCTGCTGCGCGGCGGCGAGAAGCTCTTTCCTGCGCTGTGCGAGGCGGTGGCGCGGGCCCGGCACGAGGTGTGGTTCGCGACCTACATCTTCCACGACGACCCGGCCGCCTCGATCGTCGCCGAGGCCCTGTGCCGGGCGGCACGCCGGGGCGTGCGCGTGCGTGTGGTGCTCGACGGCTTCGGCTCGTGGAGCACGCTGCCGCGGCTGCTGCCGCAACTGCGCGCGGCGGGGGTGGCGGCGGTGGTGTTCCGCCCCATCCGGGGCTGGTGGAGTTGGTTCCAGCCGGGGCAGCTGAGGCGGTTGCACCAGAAGCTGTGCGTGGTCGACGGCGAGGTGGCGTTCGTCGGCGGCATCAACATCATCGACGACCTGCTCGACATCCGGCATGGATGGTCGCAGCTGCCGCGGCTCGACTACGCCGTCGAGGTGCGCGGGCCGGTGGTCCATCCGATCGAGCACACGGTGCGGGCGCTGTGGACGCGCGCGTCCTTCGGCCGCGACTGGCGCGACGAACTGGCCGTGCTCGCGCGCAGTCCGCATCCGATCGCGCGCGCGAAGCGCTTCTTCCGGCGCCTGCGGGCCACGCGATGGGCGGGGCTGGAGGGGGCGGCGCTCGATCCGAGCCCGGTGCGCGCGGCCTTCGTCGTGCGCGACAACTTCCGCCAGCGCCGCACCATCGAGCGCAGCTACATCGAGGCCATCCGCCGCGCCGAGCGACGCGTGGACGTGGTCTCGCCGTACTTCTATCCGGGGCGCGTCTTCCGCCAGGCGTTGGTGGCTGCCGCGAGCCGCGGGGTGCAGGTGCGGCTCTTGCTGCAAGGCAAGCTGGACTACCGCATCGCCGGGTTCGCGGCGCGCGCACTCTACGACGAGCTGCTGGTGCACGGCGTGCGCATCTTCGAGTACATGCCGGCCTTTCTCCACGCCAAGGTCGCGGTGGTGGACGACGACTGGGCGACGGTGGGCAGTTCCAACATCGATCCGTTGTCGCTGCTGGTGAACCTGGAGGCGAACGTCATCGTGCGCGACCAGGCCTTCGTGCGCGGGCTGAGCGAGGAGCTGGAAGAGGCCTTCGCCGCCTCGCGCGAGGTGACGCAGCCGGACCTGGCCTTGCCGCGGTGGTGGGGGCGGCTGCGGCGGGGCGTGGTGGCCTGGTGCGCGCACGTGTACTTGCGCGTGGCCGGCGCCACCGGGCGGTACTAG